In the Wyeomyia smithii strain HCP4-BCI-WySm-NY-G18 chromosome 2, ASM2978416v1, whole genome shotgun sequence genome, one interval contains:
- the LOC129724608 gene encoding uncharacterized protein LOC129724608, with translation MDESIGNIADFDALDESIGNIVDYEALYDVEVDKDETTRLSENDHVFSFTGIFFQRFYRSQRRLKEWTRALVYGDTKDEIVDCLWNGRFYSRMILPGGRKTLSPQ, from the exons ATGGACGAATCTATCGG AAACATCGCCGATTTCGATGCATTAGACGAATCAATTGG AAACATCGTTGATTATGAAGCGCTATATGATGTGGAAGTCGACAAAGATGAAACAACCCGTCTGAGCGAAAACGACCACGTATTTTCTTTCACCGGGATTTTTTTCCAACGATTTTACAGGAGCCAGCGGCGTCTGAAAGAATGGACGAGGGCGCTCGTTTACGGGGACACTAAAGATGAGATCGTCGATTGCTTGTGGAACGGCAGGTTTTATTCAAGGATGATACTCCCAGGTGGTCGGAAAACACTCAGCCCACAGTAA